The following are encoded together in the Desulfococcus multivorans genome:
- a CDS encoding 3-hydroxyacyl-CoA dehydrogenase family protein, with protein MKSIDTVGVIGFGVMGAAIALNAASAGETVRFKELNDDLVKSMYDKWVTQPLAKKVEKKKMSEAEARLIAGRIEGTSRYEDLDDCDLIIEAAVENFELKRRIFKDLSDVCRDDTIIVSNTSTFPIGQLMKDISHPERTAGLHYFFPANINRLVEVIRQKETSDATFDALTAFSKKNGKIPISVNDFPGFAINPVFIASYMVLNSFYGDTYNAATLDYISRLALGIRYGIMWVSNGSGLGTCYHAAVSMNEYLSNSDVGYPPVPEPLKIQFESGKPWDIEDGPLVEDAAVLNVVKDQLLGTVFTISTHLIEKGVVSVKDLELGICTSLAWPKGPFTMMNDLGMDEAARLVKLAVEKRLFKMPDSFARGVPAAWRI; from the coding sequence ATGAAATCAATAGATACCGTCGGCGTTATCGGCTTCGGCGTCATGGGTGCGGCCATTGCACTGAATGCAGCATCCGCCGGAGAAACTGTCAGGTTCAAAGAGCTGAACGATGATCTTGTTAAATCCATGTATGACAAGTGGGTTACCCAGCCTTTGGCCAAAAAGGTTGAAAAAAAGAAGATGAGCGAGGCAGAAGCCCGGTTGATTGCAGGCCGCATTGAAGGCACCAGCCGTTACGAAGATCTTGATGACTGCGATCTGATCATTGAAGCGGCTGTGGAAAATTTTGAACTCAAAAGAAGAATCTTCAAGGACCTGTCCGATGTCTGCCGGGATGACACCATCATTGTGAGCAACACCTCTACCTTTCCTATTGGACAGTTGATGAAGGATATCAGCCATCCCGAACGTACTGCCGGGCTGCATTATTTTTTTCCGGCCAATATCAACCGCCTGGTGGAAGTGATCCGCCAGAAAGAAACCAGTGACGCAACCTTTGATGCGCTGACGGCCTTTTCGAAAAAGAACGGAAAAATACCTATTTCAGTAAATGACTTCCCCGGATTTGCCATCAATCCGGTGTTCATCGCCAGCTATATGGTGCTCAATTCATTTTATGGAGATACCTATAATGCTGCCACATTGGATTATATCTCCAGGCTGGCATTGGGCATACGCTACGGAATCATGTGGGTATCAAACGGCTCCGGCCTGGGAACTTGTTATCACGCTGCCGTTTCCATGAATGAATATCTGAGCAATTCCGATGTTGGTTATCCGCCGGTCCCGGAACCTCTTAAAATTCAGTTTGAAAGCGGCAAACCCTGGGATATTGAGGACGGCCCACTGGTTGAAGATGCAGCTGTGCTGAACGTCGTGAAAGATCAATTACTTGGAACCGTTTTTACCATCTCGACACACCTTATTGAAAAAGGCGTTGTTTCTGTAAAAGATTTGGAACTGGGGATCTGTACCTCACTGGCATGGCCCAAAGGACCTTTTACCATGATGAATGATTTGGGCATGGATGAGGCTGCCAGGCTGGTAAAACTCGCCGTAGAAAAAAGGCTGTTCAAAATGCCCGACTCTTTCGCCCGGGGCGTTCCTGCTGCCTGGCGGATCTGA
- a CDS encoding IclR family transcriptional regulator → MNDGRSLCRQVRQLCGHQSGGAGHLQSVLQVTHQHIPSPLALMFNRARGRSGGEQLRQAKAVKQLHLSGKNCVQEAFFFHKPFFHEEKIGRFILGKSFGTLEKAIDILCLFDSEHLELSAQEIAKSLSIPLSTTYKYLQVFQKRQFLSSNEQTNKFYLGVAVLKMGLFAAKKTSVIEIAFPYLKLLADRSLETAVLTVADGLNAICVDIIESPLAVKFITAKGNTMPLYAGSPGKVLLAFKDSSFIDHLIETTGLAKLGKNTITDSEQLKKELAVIRKQGFSESDSEFEADVCSVAAPVFDYKGQVNASIAVAGPAERIFRENKQRLIELVKECAKGISSELGYGGR, encoded by the coding sequence ATGAATGATGGACGGTCATTGTGCCGCCAGGTCCGGCAGCTTTGCGGCCATCAGTCGGGTGGCGCCGGCCATTTGCAGTCTGTGCTCCAGGTAACCCATCAGCACATCCCGTCTCCATTGGCTTTGATGTTCAACCGCGCTCGTGGGAGATCCGGAGGAGAGCAGCTTCGTCAGGCGAAAGCGGTTAAGCAGCTGCATTTATCCGGCAAGAACTGTGTTCAGGAGGCATTTTTTTTTCATAAACCTTTTTTCCATGAGGAGAAAATAGGGAGATTCATCTTGGGTAAGTCTTTTGGCACTTTAGAAAAAGCGATTGATATTCTCTGTCTTTTCGACTCAGAACACCTCGAATTATCTGCGCAGGAGATTGCGAAAAGCCTTTCCATACCGCTGAGCACAACATATAAGTACTTGCAGGTTTTTCAAAAACGACAATTCCTTTCTTCAAATGAACAAACGAATAAATTTTATCTAGGCGTCGCGGTCCTTAAAATGGGGCTTTTCGCGGCCAAGAAGACCTCCGTAATCGAAATTGCCTTTCCTTATCTGAAATTGCTAGCTGATCGTTCTCTGGAGACGGCGGTTTTGACCGTGGCGGACGGTCTGAATGCGATCTGTGTGGATATCATCGAGAGCCCTTTGGCGGTCAAGTTCATAACCGCAAAAGGGAATACGATGCCTTTGTACGCGGGATCTCCTGGAAAAGTGCTTCTGGCCTTTAAAGACTCGTCTTTCATTGATCATTTGATTGAAACCACGGGCCTCGCCAAACTGGGCAAAAACACGATTACCGATAGTGAACAGCTGAAAAAAGAGTTGGCTGTTATTCGAAAACAAGGATTCAGTGAGAGCGATTCGGAATTTGAAGCCGATGTATGCTCTGTGGCTGCTCCTGTTTTTGATTATAAAGGGCAGGTCAATGCTTCCATTGCAGTAGCCGGCCCGGCGGAACGAATTTTCCGTGAGAATAAGCAGCGTTTGATCGAACTGGTCAAGGAATGCGCGAAAGGGATTTCCTCGGAATTAGGATATGGTGGAAGATAG
- a CDS encoding acetate uptake transporter family protein: MSQESHSFSSPAPQALGALAIACFIFFGLLTGRIGEESRLAVACWLFGGFVCQFTAAIIELKDKNHVGGNVMLLFGSFFMLVTALINLAEFITHANGIHFALACDPYAWLVLAIVLTLFTPAYLVGSPVFFIALVFADVALWFLVILKFKIFLPPMVSAQIAAYCILMVGLFGIYLATANIINTTFKKAVIPVGKPFVVMN; the protein is encoded by the coding sequence ATGTCTCAAGAATCTCACAGTTTTTCCAGTCCTGCGCCTCAGGCCCTCGGTGCCTTGGCCATTGCGTGTTTTATTTTTTTCGGCCTTCTCACCGGCCGAATAGGCGAGGAAAGTCGTCTGGCCGTTGCCTGTTGGCTTTTTGGAGGATTTGTGTGCCAATTCACTGCGGCCATCATCGAATTAAAGGACAAGAATCATGTCGGCGGTAATGTAATGCTGCTTTTTGGCAGTTTTTTCATGCTGGTGACTGCACTCATCAACCTGGCGGAATTTATAACTCATGCCAATGGGATCCATTTCGCCCTGGCCTGTGATCCTTACGCCTGGCTTGTTCTGGCCATTGTGCTGACCCTTTTCACCCCTGCCTATCTGGTGGGCTCTCCCGTTTTCTTCATAGCGCTGGTTTTCGCTGATGTCGCACTGTGGTTTCTAGTGATACTGAAGTTTAAGATTTTTCTGCCCCCGATGGTTTCAGCACAGATAGCGGCTTACTGCATCTTAATGGTGGGCCTTTTCGGAATTTATCTTGCAACAGCCAATATTATAAATACAACCTTCAAAAAGGCGGTTATCCCAGTGGGCAAACCCTTCGTTGTCATGAATTGA
- a CDS encoding acetate uptake transporter family protein, protein MSNQDHLFSNPLPAGLGTLAMACFGFGALLSGKVTHDVAPVLAAWLVGGFFVQIVVAIIEFRDKNLPGANVFLIFSCMFMLTGALSLSAKYFLHQAGMAFDASIEGWLWLAISLWFYILLPCFLKSPKILFIIGVLICIALACIVCLDFGIVGGRAAIAKIGAYSLFGAGILAIYLAGAIAINTHFEKQLLPVTAPFIV, encoded by the coding sequence ATGTCTAATCAGGATCATCTGTTTTCAAATCCTCTCCCCGCCGGTTTGGGCACTTTAGCAATGGCATGCTTCGGCTTTGGGGCTCTATTGTCGGGGAAAGTAACGCATGACGTAGCGCCTGTATTGGCAGCATGGCTTGTCGGCGGCTTTTTCGTTCAAATCGTGGTTGCAATCATTGAATTCAGAGACAAAAACCTGCCTGGTGCCAATGTGTTCCTGATATTTTCTTGTATGTTCATGCTGACAGGAGCATTGAGTCTCAGTGCCAAATACTTTCTGCATCAAGCTGGAATGGCTTTTGATGCTTCTATCGAAGGTTGGTTGTGGCTTGCTATATCACTCTGGTTTTATATTTTACTTCCATGCTTCTTAAAAAGCCCAAAAATACTCTTCATTATCGGTGTCCTCATCTGCATAGCGCTTGCGTGCATCGTTTGTCTTGATTTCGGCATCGTAGGCGGCAGAGCCGCCATTGCAAAGATTGGTGCTTATAGCTTGTTCGGTGCAGGAATCCTTGCCATTTATCTTGCAGGAGCGATTGCGATAAACACCCACTTCGAAAAACAATTGCTTCCTGTAACAGCCCCATTCATAGTATAG
- a CDS encoding 3-hydroxyacyl-CoA dehydrogenase family protein, giving the protein MSIKTIGVVGAGAMGTGIAHVAAMADYNVILRDVDMSYVDNSIQNMDKFMARSVEKGKMTEEQRRVALERIRKTVVLEDCADADFVIEAVIENIDLKKEIFQALDKICRPEVIFATNTSSMSITAIAAGTGRPDKVCGLHFFNPAQIMRLVEVIRGLETSDETISAAKTLAESFGKKTIEVKKDSPGFVVNRIMIPQFIEAARLLQEGVASVEDIDTAVKLGLNYPMGPFELMDFTGVDISYFVMEYFADELRNNQYAAPQIIKQMVRANKLGKKTGCGFYAKK; this is encoded by the coding sequence ATGAGCATCAAAACGATCGGAGTCGTCGGAGCAGGAGCCATGGGGACAGGAATTGCACACGTGGCGGCCATGGCGGATTACAACGTGATCTTGCGCGATGTTGACATGTCTTATGTGGACAACTCCATTCAGAATATGGACAAATTCATGGCCAGGTCCGTCGAGAAAGGAAAGATGACCGAGGAGCAGCGTCGCGTTGCACTCGAGCGCATCAGAAAAACCGTCGTGCTCGAAGACTGTGCGGACGCTGATTTCGTCATTGAGGCGGTCATCGAGAACATCGACCTCAAAAAGGAAATTTTCCAGGCCCTCGACAAGATCTGCCGTCCGGAAGTCATTTTTGCCACCAATACCTCGTCCATGTCTATCACGGCCATTGCCGCCGGCACCGGTAGGCCGGACAAAGTCTGTGGGCTGCATTTCTTCAATCCTGCACAGATCATGAGATTGGTCGAGGTGATTCGAGGTTTGGAAACGTCCGATGAAACCATTTCAGCAGCCAAAACCCTGGCTGAATCGTTCGGCAAGAAGACCATCGAAGTCAAGAAAGATTCTCCGGGCTTTGTGGTCAACCGCATTATGATTCCTCAGTTCATTGAGGCTGCCCGTCTGCTCCAGGAAGGTGTAGCTTCAGTGGAGGATATCGACACCGCCGTAAAACTGGGTCTCAATTATCCTATGGGTCCCTTCGAACTGATGGATTTCACCGGGGTCGACATCAGCTATTTCGTCATGGAGTATTTCGCGGACGAGCTCCGCAACAACCAGTATGCCGCACCCCAAATCATCAAACAGATGGTTCGCGCCAACAAACTGGGCAAAAAGACTGGATGCGGATTTTATGCAAAAAAATAA
- a CDS encoding 3-hydroxyacyl-CoA dehydrogenase/enoyl-CoA hydratase family protein, giving the protein MTQLTKIGVIGAGNMGSGIVQKIAQEGLSVVMVDTQDDFVQRGLSNIKTLLQAGVDRKILSARQMEDTLSRITGTVDYNLVADADLIVEAVFEDKAVKSALFQKLDAICQEHTILATNTSSFYVREFAEKTKRPDRFVGLHYFYHPAKNRLLEVIPHDGTGQETIETALLFAKLHGKTAIIVKDAPGFAVNRFFVPFLNEATRMLEENMANIATIEAAAKNAFKIGMGAFELMNVTGIPIAVHSADTLGRELGPFYATSGILRNQMEKKENWDLSGPVDETKMEAVEDRFLGVCLGVAAALVDEGVASIEDTDRGAKIGLRWAKGPFEIMNRIGIGKTYRVVEAISQKYPDFKIPGILIRQNRLGRPFEFSCVDLMTRDHVAYITINRPEAMNALNETVMEQLEKRFSEAENDPGVDAVVFQGAGKAFVAGADIRYFVDKIKSDRISDIEAFTRKGHELFLRIENSQKQTIALLDGLSLGGGSELALACQKILATPAGVMGFPETGIGIFPGLGGMLRFAKLAGAPLAKYFTFTGTLLGAEDAHALGIVSKLSPASDVTSALAAMIAEEKYDKYHKRELPAKFREIAEAFENDNSEKLLSGQAPAEISADITGRVLKSMGYKAPLALRTAGKIIDEQKKLSIKDGIELELSFLGEMFATADALEGLQSSLERRRPVFKGA; this is encoded by the coding sequence ATGACACAGCTAACGAAAATAGGTGTCATCGGCGCCGGAAACATGGGCAGCGGTATCGTTCAAAAAATCGCCCAGGAGGGGCTTTCCGTCGTCATGGTCGACACCCAGGATGACTTCGTTCAAAGGGGCCTTTCAAACATAAAAACACTGCTTCAGGCCGGGGTTGACCGGAAGATTTTGTCGGCCCGTCAAATGGAGGATACCCTCTCCCGGATTACCGGTACGGTGGATTACAATTTGGTGGCGGATGCCGATCTGATTGTCGAGGCTGTTTTCGAGGACAAGGCGGTCAAGTCGGCTCTTTTTCAGAAACTCGATGCCATCTGTCAGGAGCACACTATCCTGGCCACCAACACTTCCAGTTTCTATGTTCGGGAGTTTGCGGAGAAAACAAAACGGCCGGACCGGTTTGTCGGACTTCACTACTTCTACCATCCAGCGAAGAACCGCCTTCTTGAAGTGATTCCGCACGACGGCACCGGTCAAGAAACGATTGAAACGGCCTTGCTTTTTGCAAAGCTTCACGGAAAGACCGCCATCATCGTCAAGGATGCACCGGGCTTTGCCGTAAACCGGTTTTTCGTCCCGTTTTTGAATGAGGCGACCCGAATGCTTGAAGAAAATATGGCCAATATCGCCACCATTGAGGCGGCGGCCAAAAATGCGTTCAAAATCGGCATGGGGGCATTTGAACTGATGAATGTCACCGGCATTCCAATCGCCGTCCATTCCGCCGACACCCTCGGCCGGGAACTGGGCCCGTTTTATGCGACATCCGGCATCCTTCGAAACCAGATGGAGAAAAAAGAGAACTGGGATCTTTCCGGGCCGGTGGACGAAACCAAGATGGAAGCGGTGGAGGACAGATTTCTAGGCGTCTGTTTGGGCGTTGCGGCGGCCCTGGTAGATGAAGGCGTCGCCTCGATTGAAGATACCGACCGGGGTGCAAAAATCGGTTTGAGGTGGGCCAAGGGCCCGTTCGAGATCATGAACCGTATCGGCATCGGTAAAACATACCGGGTAGTGGAAGCCATCTCACAAAAGTATCCGGATTTTAAAATTCCCGGGATTCTGATCCGGCAAAATCGTCTCGGCAGGCCCTTTGAATTCAGTTGTGTCGACCTGATGACCAGGGATCATGTGGCATACATTACCATCAACCGTCCGGAAGCGATGAACGCCCTGAACGAAACGGTTATGGAACAGCTCGAAAAAAGATTTTCCGAAGCTGAAAACGACCCCGGTGTCGACGCCGTCGTGTTTCAGGGAGCCGGCAAGGCATTCGTCGCCGGAGCCGACATCCGGTATTTTGTGGATAAGATAAAGTCGGATCGCATATCGGACATCGAAGCCTTTACAAGAAAAGGCCATGAACTTTTTCTGAGAATCGAAAATTCCCAAAAACAAACCATCGCTCTGTTGGATGGCCTGTCGCTGGGGGGCGGAAGCGAGCTGGCCCTGGCCTGTCAGAAGATTCTCGCAACACCGGCCGGGGTGATGGGGTTCCCGGAAACCGGCATTGGCATTTTCCCGGGTCTGGGCGGCATGCTTCGGTTTGCAAAACTTGCCGGCGCACCGTTGGCCAAATATTTCACCTTCACAGGGACCTTGCTCGGCGCCGAAGATGCCCATGCCCTGGGTATTGTTTCAAAACTTTCACCTGCCTCTGACGTGACGTCGGCGCTTGCGGCAATGATCGCAGAGGAAAAATACGATAAATATCATAAACGCGAACTTCCGGCCAAATTCCGAGAAATTGCCGAAGCGTTTGAAAACGACAACAGTGAGAAACTGCTCTCCGGTCAGGCTCCCGCGGAAATTTCCGCCGACATCACCGGCCGGGTCCTGAAAAGCATGGGGTACAAGGCACCGCTGGCCCTGAGAACGGCCGGAAAGATCATCGACGAACAAAAAAAATTATCCATCAAAGACGGCATTGAGCTGGAACTGAGTTTTCTTGGGGAGATGTTTGCGACGGCGGATGCCCTGGAGGGGCTTCAGTCTTCTCTTGAAAGAAGGCGGCCGGTCTTCAAGGGCGCCTGA
- a CDS encoding thiolase family protein gives MLSNAYIPYKGYYSTPFVRWQGSLANENSITLGAETSRRWLQSKDIDPKIFDYLILGVTVGQPAIFYGGPWASALIGATDTAGLYISQACSTSTTGIFQAALGVEGGAYHTVYTLFTDRCSNGPHTIWPNPNGPGGQVISENWVMDHFGNDPWGCSSMIQTAENVIKMAGITRAECDAHALRRYEQYTDSLADDRAFQKRYMFPVEVKVSKKKIAVIDTDEGIMPTTAEGLAALKPVLPGGQLTFGTQTHPADGHCALIVTDRERARQLSQDENIEIQVISFGHARVKKAHMPMAPVPAAVMALERAGLTIDDIKVIKTHNPFAANDIYMSKQLNIDINSFNNYGCSMIFGHPQAPTAGRSIIEGIEEAAMLGGGYVLFTGCAAGDTSASLILKVG, from the coding sequence ATGTTATCCAACGCTTACATTCCTTATAAAGGATACTATAGCACCCCGTTTGTCAGATGGCAGGGTAGTCTGGCCAATGAAAATTCCATTACCTTGGGCGCCGAGACCTCCAGACGTTGGCTTCAGTCAAAGGATATTGACCCCAAAATATTTGACTATCTTATTTTGGGCGTCACTGTGGGTCAGCCCGCCATCTTTTACGGCGGACCGTGGGCATCGGCCCTGATCGGCGCCACGGATACGGCAGGACTGTATATCAGTCAGGCCTGTTCCACTTCCACCACCGGCATCTTCCAGGCTGCACTCGGTGTGGAAGGAGGAGCCTATCACACCGTTTACACTCTTTTTACTGACCGCTGTTCCAACGGGCCTCATACCATCTGGCCCAATCCCAACGGTCCCGGCGGACAGGTCATTTCCGAAAACTGGGTCATGGACCACTTCGGCAATGACCCCTGGGGATGTTCTTCCATGATCCAGACTGCTGAAAATGTGATCAAGATGGCCGGTATTACCAGAGCGGAATGCGATGCCCATGCCCTGCGACGCTATGAACAGTATACCGATTCCCTGGCCGATGACCGGGCATTCCAGAAGCGCTACATGTTCCCGGTTGAAGTTAAGGTGTCCAAGAAAAAAATCGCTGTCATAGACACAGATGAAGGAATCATGCCCACAACGGCGGAAGGCCTGGCCGCCCTGAAACCCGTGCTTCCCGGCGGGCAATTGACCTTCGGCACCCAGACCCATCCGGCAGACGGTCACTGTGCCCTGATCGTGACGGACCGGGAAAGGGCAAGACAGCTCAGCCAGGATGAAAACATTGAAATTCAGGTAATCTCTTTTGGTCATGCCCGGGTGAAAAAGGCACACATGCCTATGGCACCCGTGCCGGCAGCTGTCATGGCCCTTGAACGCGCCGGGCTGACCATTGACGACATTAAGGTAATTAAGACCCACAATCCCTTTGCCGCCAATGACATCTATATGTCAAAACAGCTGAACATTGATATCAACAGTTTCAATAATTATGGCTGTTCCATGATTTTCGGCCATCCCCAGGCACCGACCGCAGGACGGTCCATTATCGAGGGCATTGAAGAAGCTGCCATGCTCGGCGGCGGATATGTCCTGTTTACCGGCTGTGCCGCAGGCGACACCTCTGCGTCTCTGATCCTCAAAGTGGGTTGA
- a CDS encoding acyl-CoA dehydrogenase → MAQAIIDKTDLDFVLFEQFEIDRLHEYERFSDYNKKVIEMVVKEARHLAVKELLPTSKIGDEKGCRFENGMVLLPNEFKQVWKLLAEGEWLVPNADPDWGGQGMPRSVALAAKDYLNGANMALTMIGGLSHGAAHVIEAFGTAEQKQLYLEKIISGEWAVTMQITESESGSDLSRITTLAEPCGDGTYRITGSKIFITGGDHNLTDNIVHLVLARIKDAPEGSSGLSLFVVPGVHVDKNGNLGMKNDIACTGIEEKMGLHGSPTCAMSLGSKGNCIGTLLGEENKGLAAMFSMMNDARLLVGSQGHACASSAFLHALDYAQNRIQGTLPQAENGDASGGCMAIIEHPDVKRMLMIMKTYTQGIRSILFYIARCQDKAEVVPDPETRQEYRDLVDFLIPIGKGYVTDRAVEVCDLAIQIFGGYGYTCEYPVEQLYRDVRVTTIYEGTNGIQSLDLLNRKLTLKKGRLFESVIKRIEQTIELAGQREELSDLATAFEKMVSQLKEVVRQLTSLPKTPRNDLKLRSVSVDFLQVTGDVVMAWMLLWRAVTAINLKQKSKNKNRLDLLEGQVCCARFFIKNLGPVTLGRMASILDGSDAVLDIPDGALKNR, encoded by the coding sequence ATGGCACAGGCAATCATAGACAAGACAGACCTTGATTTTGTTCTTTTTGAACAGTTTGAGATAGACCGCCTCCATGAATATGAACGGTTTTCGGACTACAATAAAAAAGTCATAGAAATGGTGGTCAAGGAGGCTCGGCACCTGGCGGTCAAAGAGTTGCTGCCCACCTCAAAAATAGGCGATGAAAAGGGCTGCCGGTTTGAAAACGGAATGGTCCTTCTTCCAAACGAGTTCAAGCAGGTGTGGAAGTTGCTGGCAGAGGGGGAATGGCTTGTTCCGAATGCCGATCCGGATTGGGGGGGTCAGGGAATGCCCAGGTCGGTAGCTCTGGCTGCTAAGGATTATCTGAACGGCGCCAACATGGCATTGACAATGATCGGCGGGTTGAGTCACGGGGCAGCCCACGTGATAGAGGCTTTCGGTACTGCGGAACAAAAGCAGCTATATCTCGAAAAAATCATATCCGGCGAATGGGCGGTCACCATGCAAATCACCGAATCCGAATCCGGATCGGACCTGAGCCGGATCACGACCCTCGCCGAACCTTGCGGTGATGGAACCTACCGGATTACGGGCTCAAAAATTTTCATTACCGGAGGTGACCACAACCTTACGGACAATATCGTCCATTTGGTTCTTGCCCGAATCAAGGACGCTCCTGAAGGCAGCAGCGGTCTCTCCCTGTTCGTGGTGCCCGGTGTCCACGTGGATAAAAACGGTAATCTGGGAATGAAAAACGACATTGCCTGCACCGGCATTGAAGAAAAAATGGGGCTTCATGGAAGCCCCACATGCGCCATGTCATTAGGCAGCAAGGGCAATTGTATCGGCACGCTTTTAGGGGAGGAAAACAAGGGGCTGGCCGCCATGTTTTCCATGATGAATGATGCACGACTTCTTGTCGGCTCACAAGGTCATGCCTGTGCATCCAGCGCCTTTTTACATGCCCTGGACTATGCGCAGAACCGGATCCAGGGTACGTTGCCCCAAGCTGAAAACGGCGACGCCTCCGGCGGCTGTATGGCCATTATTGAACACCCGGATGTTAAACGCATGCTGATGATCATGAAAACCTATACACAGGGCATCCGAAGCATCCTGTTCTACATTGCACGCTGCCAGGATAAAGCGGAGGTTGTCCCTGATCCTGAAACCAGGCAGGAATACCGGGATCTGGTGGATTTTCTGATCCCCATCGGGAAAGGATATGTGACCGACAGGGCCGTTGAAGTCTGTGACCTGGCCATACAGATTTTCGGTGGATATGGATACACCTGTGAATATCCTGTGGAACAGCTTTACAGGGATGTTCGTGTCACCACCATATATGAAGGGACCAACGGCATCCAGTCCCTCGATCTTTTAAACCGTAAACTGACCCTCAAAAAGGGCCGCCTGTTTGAATCCGTTATCAAACGGATAGAGCAGACCATTGAACTTGCCGGCCAGAGAGAAGAATTGTCCGATCTGGCCACGGCATTTGAAAAAATGGTCAGCCAGCTCAAAGAGGTAGTCCGACAGCTCACAAGCCTGCCGAAAACCCCTCGAAACGACCTGAAACTCAGGTCGGTGTCCGTTGATTTCCTCCAGGTAACCGGCGATGTGGTCATGGCCTGGATGCTTCTCTGGCGTGCGGTTACCGCCATAAACCTCAAACAGAAAAGCAAAAATAAAAACCGGCTTGACTTATTGGAAGGCCAGGTCTGTTGTGCCCGGTTTTTCATTAAAAATTTAGGACCGGTCACCTTGGGTCGTATGGCATCGATCCTGGATGGCAGCGACGCCGTACTCGACATTCCAGACGGCGCGTTAAAAAATCGCTGA